The following is a genomic window from Rhodoferax sp. PAMC 29310.
GACTTCGCCTTCGAGGTAGTCGACCTTGCAGGCGCCGCACAATCCCGACAAACATGAAGTGGGCACACGGTGGCCCGCAAGTTCGATGGCGCGCACGATGCTTTGCTCGGGCAGCACCGGCACTGTGATGCCCTGGCGGGCCAGCCGCACCGAAAAGCTCGCGCCGGGTGCGTTTTTCGGTGTGGATTCGGTCGCCTTGAAGTGCTCACTGTGCACGCTGCGGGGTGACCAATGTGCACTGGCCTCGGCGCAGGCTTTCATCCAGCCGCCGGGGCCGCAGTAGTACAAATGCGCCCCCTCCGGTTGTCGCCGCAGCAAGCTCGTGATGTCCAGGCCCTGGCCCGGCACGCCGCTGTCGAAATGGAGGTGCAGCCTATCTTGTGGCACCAGGAGCCGCAACGACTCTGCAAAGGCAGCATTGCGCGGGCTGCGGGCGCAATAGTGCAGTTCGAACGACGCCCCTTGAGCAGTCAGCTCGTGCGCCATGGCTTTAATCGGCGTGATGCCGATACCACCAGCCAGCAACACTGTGTGCGCGGCCCCCGGTACCATGGAAAAAGCGTTACGCGGTGCTCCCACCGTCAGCAAACCACCCACGCGCACACTCTCGTGCATGGCCTTTGAGCCACCTCTTCCGTTGAGTTCCCGCAGGACGCCCAAGGTCCAGCTCATGCGGTCGGCAGGGTCGCCGGCCAGCGAGTAAGACCGCATCACGCCGCCAGGCAGGTGTACGTCGACGTGGGCACCGGCCTTCACCGTCGGTAGTTCGGCGCCATCCGGGTCTATCAATTCAAAAGCGTGGATGCCTTCGGCAAGCAGACGGATGGCACGCACCTGAAGCCGTAGCAATGGTGCACCCGCTGCTTCAGGCTGAAGGACGCCCTGAGGCAGTGGAGCATTCATGCTTGCCTCCGTGCCAGCACGT
Proteins encoded in this region:
- a CDS encoding PDR/VanB family oxidoreductase — translated: MNAPLPQGVLQPEAAGAPLLRLQVRAIRLLAEGIHAFELIDPDGAELPTVKAGAHVDVHLPGGVMRSYSLAGDPADRMSWTLGVLRELNGRGGSKAMHESVRVGGLLTVGAPRNAFSMVPGAAHTVLLAGGIGITPIKAMAHELTAQGASFELHYCARSPRNAAFAESLRLLVPQDRLHLHFDSGVPGQGLDITSLLRRQPEGAHLYYCGPGGWMKACAEASAHWSPRSVHSEHFKATESTPKNAPGASFSVRLARQGITVPVLPEQSIVRAIELAGHRVPTSCLSGLCGACKVDYLEGEVEHNDYILTDEEKTRCLTVCVSRATSPLLVLDL